A region of Clostridium acetobutylicum ATCC 824 DNA encodes the following proteins:
- the dnaE gene encoding DNA polymerase III subunit alpha — MSYAELHCHDCYSLLDAISKPEEIISKAKEYGYSAIAITNHGNMFSMVNFQKEGEKQGVKTILGIEAYEADNLRIKDDTRYHLILLAKNNEGLKALYELSSISYLEGFYKKPRLDIKEIEPYAKDLIISSACMAGRIDRLLLADKYNEAKEWIYKYKKVFPNFYLEMQHHDVIEQANLNKLIVRLGKETGTPYIMTSDSHYINKEDQKAHSIFIQTNEKREVGEIYDGCYLKSEKEIKEIMMKQIDKDDIELAISNTEKIAKECNVKIDLSLPNQMPEIPIPKEFKNINQYYMYLINKGFKEKKLNKLPKNELKKHIERIKSEYEVLDYVHYIDYFVMLYMLTKAAKKRNIPLGFSRGSGGNCLTLFDMGVTGINSLRYNLDFSRFASKGRTSLADYDMDMSKRRRKEIIDISKELFNKYEDILHTQVAPICTFNSFSTKVACRDIGKALQVNNTYPDLTYQVRDIVAKMIPKVTRYDEETGEAIEEDQQLKSIIDSNEKLQTYAKKYPLWFKYIIKLEGLPKSLGCHASGVVISPKPIIDYAPLCLNKDKQPMIQLEMHNVLDDLHLVKMDFLGLKTLDVIDDALKLAKLTYDDIDINKINLNDPKVYKNIYKKGNTIGVFQMESAEARQMNIDAQTDNIEDVIALNALNRPACKAMFPDFVENKQHPENMKLIHEDLRSILQSTYGVLLYQEQSLSIFRLANFPDSEVDLARRAIGKKDMEIMKSLEEKLRDKVVKDEDGHILWHYGLKQRGWADKQIEDIWKLLLKQATYSFNKGHSTAYGLLSYITAWLKTYYPTEFMTALLNSEIGDYEKIAKYIIECKKMNVKVIEPDINKSIDFFSISKSSILFGINMIKNVGDSVIPDIINNRPYQSFNDFITRCNIGKRATIALIKSGAFNEFNKDKSTLLYEYCKSAYTPTVYKPVKNLKTKKQMFELGLVEDEITWKDKDLCLARLNAYNKNKYIKKEKERYEKCYKEFEEKYMQGSIEDWQFETLSMYLTVDPFKELRKILKPFDDMGEGIGLIAGTIFAIENKVDKKNNKYAFVSLINQESKIIEAVTWSSIYSRYQEFIKSGTKIMCLGKKKDTLFSIDEIKLLDEWKKELKGSVYNN, encoded by the coding sequence ATGTCTTACGCAGAGTTGCATTGCCATGACTGCTATAGTTTATTAGATGCTATATCTAAACCAGAAGAGATTATAAGCAAGGCAAAAGAATATGGATATTCAGCTATTGCTATAACTAATCATGGCAATATGTTCTCAATGGTTAATTTTCAAAAAGAAGGAGAGAAACAGGGAGTAAAAACTATTTTAGGAATAGAAGCTTATGAAGCAGACAATTTAAGGATAAAAGACGATACAAGATACCATTTAATTCTTCTAGCAAAAAATAACGAAGGGTTGAAAGCACTTTATGAACTATCCTCCATTTCTTATTTAGAAGGCTTTTATAAAAAACCTAGGTTAGATATAAAAGAAATTGAGCCTTATGCAAAAGACCTAATTATATCTAGTGCTTGCATGGCTGGAAGAATAGATAGGCTATTATTAGCAGATAAATATAATGAAGCTAAAGAATGGATTTATAAATATAAAAAAGTATTTCCCAACTTCTATTTAGAAATGCAGCATCATGATGTAATAGAACAAGCCAATCTGAACAAATTAATTGTAAGATTAGGAAAAGAAACAGGTACACCATATATAATGACTAGCGATTCTCATTATATTAATAAAGAAGATCAAAAAGCCCATTCTATATTTATTCAAACAAATGAAAAAAGAGAGGTTGGAGAAATATATGATGGTTGTTATTTGAAATCAGAAAAAGAAATAAAAGAAATAATGATGAAACAAATAGACAAAGATGATATAGAACTTGCTATAAGTAATACTGAAAAAATAGCAAAAGAATGTAATGTAAAAATAGATTTATCACTTCCTAATCAAATGCCAGAAATACCCATACCAAAAGAATTTAAAAATATTAATCAATATTATATGTATTTAATTAATAAAGGATTTAAGGAAAAAAAATTAAATAAACTTCCTAAGAATGAATTGAAAAAACATATTGAAAGAATTAAATCAGAATATGAAGTTTTAGATTATGTTCATTATATAGATTATTTTGTAATGTTATATATGCTAACCAAGGCAGCAAAAAAAAGAAATATACCTCTTGGATTTAGTCGTGGTTCAGGAGGAAATTGTTTGACATTGTTTGACATGGGGGTTACAGGAATAAATAGCTTAAGATATAACTTAGATTTTTCAAGATTTGCAAGTAAAGGTAGAACTTCATTAGCAGATTATGATATGGATATGTCAAAACGTAGAAGGAAAGAAATTATAGACATTTCAAAAGAATTATTTAATAAATATGAAGATATTCTTCATACACAAGTAGCTCCGATATGTACATTCAATTCATTTTCAACGAAAGTTGCCTGTAGAGATATAGGAAAAGCTCTTCAGGTAAATAATACTTATCCTGATTTAACATATCAAGTTAGGGACATTGTTGCAAAAATGATTCCAAAAGTTACAAGATATGATGAAGAAACAGGAGAAGCTATAGAAGAAGACCAGCAATTAAAAAGTATAATAGATTCTAATGAAAAATTACAAACTTATGCTAAAAAATATCCATTATGGTTTAAATACATTATAAAGTTAGAAGGGTTACCAAAATCTTTAGGATGTCATGCATCAGGAGTTGTCATATCCCCTAAACCAATTATAGATTATGCTCCATTGTGCTTAAACAAAGATAAACAGCCAATGATTCAACTAGAAATGCATAATGTTTTAGACGATTTACATTTAGTAAAAATGGACTTTTTAGGTTTAAAAACTCTTGATGTTATAGATGATGCTTTGAAATTAGCAAAATTAACTTATGATGATATAGATATAAATAAAATAAATTTAAATGATCCAAAAGTTTATAAAAATATCTATAAGAAGGGCAACACAATAGGCGTTTTCCAAATGGAAAGTGCAGAAGCTCGTCAAATGAATATTGATGCTCAGACAGATAATATAGAAGATGTAATTGCACTTAATGCTCTTAATAGACCTGCATGTAAAGCTATGTTTCCTGATTTTGTAGAAAACAAACAACATCCAGAAAATATGAAATTAATTCATGAAGATTTAAGATCTATATTGCAAAGCACATATGGAGTATTGTTATATCAGGAGCAATCTTTATCTATATTCCGATTAGCGAATTTTCCTGATTCAGAGGTGGATTTAGCACGTAGAGCCATTGGGAAAAAAGATATGGAAATCATGAAATCGCTTGAAGAAAAATTGAGAGATAAAGTAGTAAAAGATGAAGATGGTCATATTCTATGGCATTATGGACTGAAGCAAAGAGGATGGGCAGATAAACAAATAGAAGACATATGGAAACTTTTATTGAAACAAGCTACTTATTCATTCAACAAAGGACACTCTACTGCTTATGGATTACTTTCTTATATTACAGCATGGTTAAAGACTTATTATCCTACTGAATTTATGACAGCGCTATTGAATTCAGAAATAGGTGATTATGAAAAAATTGCGAAGTATATAATTGAATGCAAGAAAATGAATGTAAAAGTTATAGAACCAGATATAAATAAATCTATAGATTTTTTCTCAATAAGTAAAAGTTCTATATTATTCGGAATAAATATGATTAAAAATGTTGGAGATTCTGTTATTCCAGATATTATAAATAACAGACCATACCAGTCATTTAATGACTTCATAACACGCTGCAATATAGGTAAACGAGCTACTATAGCATTAATAAAATCAGGAGCTTTTAATGAGTTTAATAAAGATAAAAGCACTCTTTTATACGAATATTGTAAATCAGCATATACACCAACAGTATATAAACCTGTAAAAAACCTTAAAACAAAAAAACAAATGTTTGAGTTAGGTTTAGTTGAAGATGAAATTACTTGGAAAGATAAAGATTTATGCCTTGCTAGGTTAAATGCATACAACAAGAACAAGTATATTAAAAAAGAAAAAGAAAGATATGAGAAATGTTATAAAGAATTTGAAGAAAAATATATGCAAGGTAGTATAGAAGATTGGCAATTTGAAACTTTGTCTATGTATTTAACAGTTGATCCATTTAAAGAACTTAGGAAGATACTAAAACCATTTGATGATATGGGAGAAGGTATTGGTTTAATAGCTGGAACTATTTTTGCAATAGAAAATAAAGTAGATAAAAAAAATAATAAATATGCTTTTGTATCACTTATAAATCAAGAAAGTAAGATTATAGAAGCTGTAACATGGAGTAGTATTTATTCTCGTTATCAGGAATTTATAAAATCAGGAACAAAAATTATGTGTTTAGGAAAGAAAAAAGACACGCTGTTTAGTATAGATGAAATAAAGTTACTAGATGAATGGAAAAAAGAACTAAAAGGAAGTGTGTACAATAATTAG